A single window of Cottoperca gobio chromosome 9, fCotGob3.1, whole genome shotgun sequence DNA harbors:
- the LOC115013682 gene encoding cilia- and flagella-associated protein 157-like — translation MPRKKEKKSVEKQNEIKKTQKKESSASPVDNTGWEGKENELYLIQIRYLNEQLERYQLKCDQLEMQKKDLHSQYSVLEKEKKDIVEYLKRSLLEKEDEMDELTERIGSQQQDADKDRDARQLQHNQLRQELQGRIEEVTSENTTLAVRLASLEEFQKQREQLMSNMESLEKQLASQKEEYKAAIHSLEMKALLENKRLEKEMENHVAAMEAEVHHLVDQKVPETTRLALQENTEVKTRISQLSEETHVLMEENSVLRDRKSRLSVDVDILEQMLSETSRKSCVRKKVVEQLTGKCEQLLAELKDCKRELEQLQTKHTGVLAEMEALRSIVVSSDRTWASLSKQCSKSRAEVSRLEAELLEERRRRSRMKRIMQEAAVALRQALMDAPTDQDSVVQWRQLMEKLMVVLDRPTLTNATTETEQHTSDPAAAREASLNPASSFQFELARYRPGDLGLVPRPTPKHKHILSRPGAAGSGSSHVPLHRKPSSQKTDSASNRTGSAVRLSTCRNSFTKPKNM, via the exons ATGCCTcgaaagaaggaaaagaaaagcgtcgagaaacaaaatgaaatcaagaaaacacagaaaaaagaaagttcaGCATCTCCTGTGGATAACACCGGCTGGGAAGGCAAAGAGAATGAATTATATTTGATTCAAATACGATATTTGAACGAGCAATTGGAGAG ATATCAGCTGAAATGTGACCAACTAGAAATGCAGAAGAAGGACCTACActctcagtacagtgtgctggagaaagagaagaaggatatTGTTGAGTATCTAAAACGCTCCCTACTGGAAAAGGAGGACGAGATGGACGAGCTGACGGAACGCATAGGGAGTCAGCAGCAGGATGCCGATAAGGACAGAGATGCCCGGCAGCTGCAGCACAATCAGCTGAGACAAGAGCTTCAAGGCCGGATTGAAGAAGTCACCtcagaaaacacaacacttg cTGTGAGACTGGCAAGTCTGGAGGAGTTTCAGAAGCAGAGGGAGCAGCTGATGTCCAACATGGAGTCTCTGGAGAAGCAGCTGGCTAGTCAGAAGGAGGAATACAAAGCTGCCATCCACAGCCTGGAGATGAAAGCCCTGCTGGAGAATAAAAG GTtagagaaggagatggagaaCCATGTGGCTGCCATGGAGGCAGAGGTGCATCACCTGGTCGACCAGAAGGTCCCGGAGACGACCAGGTTGGCCCTTCAGGAGAACACGGAGGTTAAGACTCGGATCAGTCAGCTGTCGGAGGAGACTCACGTCCTGATGGAGGAGAACTCGGTCCTGCGGGACCGAAAGAGTCGGCTCAGTGTGGATGTGGACATTCTGGAGCAAATGCTCAGCGAGACGTCCCGCAAGAGCTGCGTCCGCAAGAAG GTGGTGGAGCAGCTTACAGGAAAGTGTGAGCAGCTGCTGGCGGAGCTGAAAGACTGTAAGCGAGAACTCGAGCAGCTTCAGACCAAACACACAGGAGTCCTGGCTGAGATGGAGGCACTCAGGTCAAT TGTTGTGTCTTCAGACAGGACCTGGGCCTCACTGTCCAAGCAGTGCAgtaaaagcagagcagaggtgAGTCGGCTGGAGGCGGAGttactggaggagaggaggaggaggagcaggatgaAGAGAATCATGCAGGAAGCAGCCGTCGCTCTCAGACAGGCCCTgatg GATGCACCGACAGACCAGGACTCTGTCGTCCAGTGGAGGCAGCTGATGGAGAAGCTGATGGTGGTCTTGGACCGGCCAACACTCACCAATGCCACCACTGAGACAGAGCAGCACACTTCTGACCCTGCTGCCGCCAG AGAAGCGAGCCTGAATCCAGCTTCGAGTTTCCAGTTCGAGCTGGCCCGCTACAGGCCGGGCGATCTCGGCCTCGTACCCCGGCCCACAccgaaacacaaacacatactctCCAGGCCGGGAGCAGCTGGGTCCGGCAGCTCCCATGTGCCTCTGCACAG GAAGCCCTCCAGTCAGAAAACAGACAGCGCCAGTAACCGGACTGGTTCAGCGGTCAGACTTTCGACCTGCAGAAACTCATTCACTAAACCCAAAAACatgtaa